The Rhizobium leguminosarum genome includes a window with the following:
- a CDS encoding cation-translocating P-type ATPase, protein MTCCTMDAESVLALSTTSFSAEEVRLASQPLGEGLRQLDLSVSDVHCGGCISTIERTLLTLPFVKTARVNLTARRVSCVYKEEIETGATDPSRILAAINAAGYRAHLFTPSAPENDKTRNQLLLAIGVSGFAAANIMLLSVSVWSGADAATRDMFHWISAMIAAPALVYAGRFFFKSAWNALRHGRTNMDVPISLAVSLSYAVSLWETVHHGEHAWFDASVSLLFFLLIGRTLDHIMREKARAAINGLARLAPRGALLINPDGSRRYIAVEEIAAGDEISIAAGERVPVDGIVVSGKSDVDLSIVTGESSPVAVASNSEVSSGAMNLTGSLVLRATRIAKNSLLSEIIGLMDAAEGGRARYRRIADRAAALYSPIVHLLALVSFLAWGILGGDWKQAMLVAVAVLIITCPCALGLAVPVVQVVAAGELFRKGIMVKDGSALERLAEADTVAFDKTGTLTMGSPRLVGVDTMEESATAIARGLATHSRHPLCRALVRDTETAPMSFDSVTEIPGGGLEARNGADVYRLGNTAFACGTSIVPRIVDNPFSEVVLSKNGVDLARFFFDDTLRPGACDAIDRLDAAGLETLIVSGDRQTVVDNTAHALGIDRAFGSLTPKQKVEECQRLNGQGRRVLMVGDGINDAPALAAAHVSMAPATASDIGRQAADLVFFNDRLDAVPEAIAVARRSASLIRQNFALAIGYNVLAVPIAIAGLATPLIAAVAMSTSSIIVVTNALRLNAFGKRPDIRIRGRIGRSAEVKAA, encoded by the coding sequence ATGACCTGCTGTACCATGGACGCCGAAAGCGTGCTTGCCCTCAGCACGACATCATTCAGTGCCGAAGAGGTCCGCCTTGCCAGCCAGCCGCTCGGCGAAGGATTGCGCCAGTTGGACCTGAGCGTTTCCGACGTCCACTGCGGCGGCTGCATTTCGACCATCGAAAGGACGTTGTTGACGCTTCCCTTCGTCAAGACAGCGCGAGTCAATCTCACGGCGCGAAGGGTGAGCTGCGTCTACAAGGAGGAGATCGAGACGGGCGCAACCGATCCGTCCAGGATCCTCGCAGCGATCAACGCGGCCGGATATCGCGCGCATCTCTTCACCCCCTCAGCTCCCGAGAACGACAAGACCAGAAATCAGCTTCTCCTCGCGATCGGCGTTTCCGGTTTTGCGGCTGCCAACATCATGTTGCTCTCAGTATCGGTCTGGTCGGGCGCAGATGCCGCGACGCGCGATATGTTTCATTGGATCTCGGCGATGATAGCAGCGCCCGCGCTGGTTTATGCGGGGCGCTTCTTCTTCAAATCGGCCTGGAATGCGCTGCGGCACGGGCGCACCAACATGGACGTTCCGATCTCACTCGCCGTGTCGCTCTCCTATGCCGTTTCCTTGTGGGAGACCGTCCATCACGGCGAGCATGCGTGGTTCGACGCTTCGGTCTCGCTGCTCTTCTTCCTGCTGATCGGCAGAACCCTCGATCATATCATGCGGGAAAAGGCTCGGGCAGCGATCAACGGACTGGCACGGCTCGCCCCGCGCGGAGCATTGCTGATCAATCCGGACGGGTCGCGACGCTACATTGCGGTAGAAGAGATCGCGGCGGGGGATGAAATCTCGATAGCCGCGGGCGAAAGGGTTCCCGTCGATGGCATAGTCGTCAGCGGAAAAAGCGACGTGGATCTCTCCATCGTCACCGGCGAGAGCAGCCCCGTCGCCGTTGCCAGCAACAGCGAAGTGAGTTCCGGGGCAATGAACCTGACCGGCTCGCTGGTGTTGCGGGCAACGAGAATTGCCAAGAATTCGCTTCTCTCCGAGATCATCGGCCTGATGGACGCCGCTGAGGGCGGAAGGGCTCGCTATCGCAGGATCGCCGATCGCGCTGCGGCACTCTATTCCCCGATCGTGCATCTGCTGGCGCTGGTCTCTTTCCTTGCCTGGGGCATCCTGGGAGGAGACTGGAAACAGGCCATGCTGGTCGCCGTAGCGGTGCTGATCATCACCTGCCCGTGTGCATTGGGTCTTGCCGTGCCCGTGGTCCAGGTTGTCGCCGCAGGGGAGCTTTTCCGGAAGGGCATCATGGTGAAGGACGGTTCAGCACTCGAAAGACTGGCCGAGGCCGACACCGTGGCCTTTGACAAAACGGGCACCTTGACGATGGGCAGTCCGCGCCTTGTCGGAGTGGACACCATGGAAGAGAGCGCCACCGCAATCGCCCGTGGATTGGCCACGCATTCACGGCATCCTCTTTGTCGGGCTCTGGTGCGGGACACCGAAACCGCCCCCATGTCCTTCGACAGCGTCACGGAAATCCCCGGCGGGGGACTGGAGGCCAGGAACGGAGCGGATGTCTATCGATTGGGCAACACGGCGTTTGCCTGCGGAACCAGCATCGTGCCCCGTATCGTCGACAATCCGTTCTCGGAAGTGGTCCTGTCGAAGAATGGCGTCGATCTTGCCCGCTTCTTCTTCGATGACACGCTTCGTCCGGGTGCGTGCGATGCCATCGACCGGCTCGATGCAGCAGGCCTTGAAACGCTGATCGTGTCCGGCGACAGGCAGACCGTCGTCGACAATACTGCGCATGCCCTGGGTATCGACAGGGCTTTTGGCTCTCTGACGCCGAAACAGAAGGTCGAGGAATGCCAGAGGCTGAATGGCCAAGGTCGTCGCGTGCTGATGGTTGGCGACGGTATCAACGACGCCCCGGCGCTTGCTGCGGCGCATGTCTCGATGGCGCCGGCCACGGCCTCCGATATCGGCAGACAGGCGGCCGACCTGGTTTTCTTCAACGATCGCCTTGACGCTGTTCCAGAAGCGATCGCCGTTGCGCGACGATCCGCCAGCCTGATCCGCCAGAACTTCGCTCTCGCCATTGGTTACAACGTTCTGGCGGTGCCGATCGCCATCGCCGGATTGGCGACGCCGCTAATAGCGGCGGTGGCAATGTCGACATCTTCGATCATCGTCGTGACCAACGCCCTGCGCCTGAACGCCTTTGGCAAGCGTCCGGATATACGCATTCGAGGGCGGATCGGCAGGAGTGCGGAGGTCAAAGCCGCATGA
- the ccoS gene encoding cbb3-type cytochrome oxidase assembly protein CcoS — protein sequence MNMLIYLIPIALLMGGIGLLAFLWSLKSGQYDDLQGAAWRILAEDETDQREP from the coding sequence ATGAACATGTTGATCTATCTCATACCGATCGCGCTGCTGATGGGAGGAATAGGACTCCTGGCATTCCTTTGGTCGCTGAAGAGCGGCCAGTATGACGACCTTCAAGGCGCCGCCTGGCGAATCCTCGCCGAGGACGAAACCGATCAACGAGAACCCTGA
- the rpoN gene encoding RNA polymerase factor sigma-54, with protein sequence MKCSANFFLHQTQSLGMSPQRMQSIQLLQMNHFELSQFIAQEVEQNPLLEFQDDDEAGGECCETQDGEYAHQPEDAGGDDGYDNRDEALSTDWYDNGGSASTSRLNDELDANYTNVFPDDAAPQRLDAPELVSQWKSMPGSGDGADYDIDDFGAGQVSLRDHIAQQIPFVLPDMADRLIAQNFVDQLDERGRLQADIVGASERLGTSLAQAERVLATLQSLDPPGVFARSLAECFAIQLRQKDRYDPAMQALVENLELLARRDFATLKRLCGVDEEDLLDMLGEIRQLNPKPGSGFEAPVSEAIIPDVAVRASSDGGWLVELNPDAMPRPLINKSYSSLVKKNDEARAFLSGYQEKVSWLMRSLDERAKTIMKVASEIVRQQDAFLLHGVDHLRPLNLKTVAEAIKMHESTVSRVTSNKYMLTPRGLFELKYFFTVSISAVAGGDSHSAEAVRHKIRALILQESPEAVLSDDDIVDMLKKGGVDLARRTVAKYREEMNIASSVQRRREKRALAKVAGF encoded by the coding sequence ATGAAATGCTCTGCCAATTTTTTCCTGCATCAGACCCAGTCTTTGGGGATGTCACCGCAACGGATGCAATCCATCCAGTTGCTGCAAATGAATCATTTTGAACTCAGCCAGTTTATCGCTCAAGAAGTGGAACAGAATCCGCTGCTCGAATTTCAGGACGACGACGAGGCGGGTGGCGAATGCTGCGAAACCCAAGATGGAGAGTATGCTCATCAGCCGGAGGATGCCGGCGGGGACGATGGTTATGACAATCGTGACGAGGCGCTCTCCACCGACTGGTATGACAATGGCGGCAGCGCCAGCACCAGCCGACTGAATGACGAGCTCGACGCCAACTACACCAATGTCTTTCCTGACGACGCGGCCCCGCAGCGCCTCGACGCGCCGGAGCTCGTCAGCCAATGGAAGTCGATGCCGGGCAGCGGCGATGGCGCCGACTACGATATCGACGATTTCGGCGCCGGCCAGGTGTCGCTGCGCGATCATATCGCCCAGCAGATCCCTTTCGTCCTGCCTGACATGGCCGACCGGCTGATCGCGCAGAATTTCGTCGACCAGCTCGACGAGCGAGGTCGTCTGCAGGCCGATATTGTCGGGGCAAGCGAGAGGCTGGGCACGAGCCTCGCACAGGCCGAGCGCGTGCTTGCCACCCTGCAGAGCCTCGATCCGCCGGGTGTTTTCGCCCGCAGCCTCGCCGAATGCTTTGCCATCCAGCTCAGGCAGAAGGACCGCTACGATCCGGCCATGCAGGCCCTGGTCGAAAATCTCGAACTGCTTGCCCGGCGCGATTTTGCCACGCTGAAGCGGCTTTGCGGCGTCGACGAGGAAGATCTTCTCGACATGCTCGGCGAGATCCGCCAGCTCAATCCGAAGCCCGGCAGCGGTTTCGAGGCACCTGTTTCCGAAGCGATCATACCCGATGTGGCCGTCAGAGCCTCCTCGGATGGCGGCTGGCTGGTCGAGCTCAATCCGGATGCGATGCCGCGCCCGCTGATCAACAAGTCCTATTCTTCCCTGGTGAAAAAGAACGACGAAGCTCGCGCCTTCCTTTCCGGTTACCAGGAGAAGGTCAGTTGGCTGATGCGCAGCCTCGACGAGCGGGCAAAAACCATCATGAAGGTGGCAAGCGAAATCGTCCGCCAGCAGGACGCCTTCCTGCTGCACGGCGTCGATCATCTGCGGCCGCTGAACCTGAAAACGGTCGCCGAGGCGATCAAGATGCATGAATCCACCGTCAGCCGCGTCACGTCGAACAAATATATGCTGACGCCGCGCGGCCTCTTCGAACTCAAATATTTCTTCACCGTCTCGATCAGCGCCGTCGCCGGCGGCGACAGCCATTCGGCCGAGGCCGTGCGTCACAAGATCCGCGCGCTGATCCTGCAGGAGAGCCCGGAGGCGGTGCTTTCCGATGACGATATCGTCGACATGCTGAAGAAGGGCGGCGTCGATCTCGCCCGCCGCACGGTTGCGAAATACCGGGAGGAGATGAACATCGCCTCTTCAGTCCAGCGCCGCCGCGAGAAGCGGGCACTCGCCAAGGTCGCGGGCTTCTGA